The DNA segment GCTGGAATATCTGGCACACGTTAGTGACGAGCCGGGCCTGCATCAGGCTTTGCGATGTTTCCGCCGGGAAACCCAGTTTCGCATTATCTGGCGCGATCTACTGCGCCACGCCGACCTGGCCGAAACCATGGCCGCCACCAGTGTTTTTGCCGATATTTGCATAGATGGCGCACTTGGCTGGCTTTATGACAGCGCCTGCCAACAGTTCGGTACACCCTGGGGTATTAGCCCGGTCAGCGGCGAAGAGGCACCGCAAAAAATGGTGGTGCTGGGCATGGGCAAACTGGGCGGGCGCGAACTGAACGTGTCTTCCGACATAGACCTGATATTTGCCTTTGCCAGCAAGGGTGAAACCCGCAACGGACGACGGGCGTCAGACAATCAGCAGTTTTTTGTTCGCCTTGGCCAGCGATTGATTCAGGCGTTAGACCAGATAACCTCTGACGGTTTTGTATTCCGGGTAGACATGCGCCTGCGGCCCTATGGCCAGAGTGGCGCCCTGGCCCTGAGCTTTGCCGCGCTGGAAACCTATTATCAAGACCAGGGTCGCGACTGGGAACGCTACGCTATGGTTAAGGCCCGGGTAGTCGCCGGCGACCAAGAAGCCGGCGTGGTGCTGATGGAAAGCTTGCGGCCGTTTGTGTATCGCCGCTACGTAGATTTCGGCGCTTTTGAATCCTTGCGCAGTATGAAAGCCATGATTGGCCGCGAGGTGCGCCGCAAAGGTTTGGAAAACAACATTAAGTTAGGCAGTGGTGGCATCCGCGAAATCGAGTTTGTGGTGCAGGCGTTCCAGCTAATTCGCGGTGGCCGGGACCGGGAGTTGCAGCAGCGCGAATTACTGCGGGTGCTGAACGAATTTCTGGAGCTGGAACTGCTGCCGCCGCAGGTGATAAACGAGCTGCGGGCGGCCTACGTATTCCTGCGCAATCTGGAGCGCGCGCTACAGGGCATGGAAGACCAGCAAACCCAGCTATTGCCGGATACCGACCTGGCCCGTGCCCGGGTGGCGCATATTATGGGCTATGACAGCTGGCCGCCGTGCCAGCAGCAGCTGGATGAGCACCGGGCGCAGGTGGCTACGCACTTCAGTGATATCATCACCAGTGACGACGACGACAGCCCGCAAAACAACCTTGATGAAGGCTGGCAAGAGCTGTGGTTTTGCGAGATGGACGAGCCGACCGCCTTGGCCTGGCTGGTTGAAAAGGGTTTTGAAGCGCCAGAAGAAACCCTGGCCGCATTAACCAGCCTGCGCTCTAGCCGCACCATAAAATCACTGCAGACCCAGGGCCGAAAACGCCTGCAACAGTTTATGCCCATGCTGCTGGCCACCCTGACCGAAGTCGAAAATCCGTCCCATACTTTTGGCCGGGTACAGCCTGTAATAGAAGCCATATTACGTCGTACCGCGTATATAGTTTTGTTATTGGAGAACCCCGGAGCCTGTTCCCAACTGGTGTCCCTGTGCAGTGAAAGCCCCTGGATAGCGCGCGAGCTGGCCGATACGCCGCTGCTACTGGACGAGCTTTTAAACGCTGGAAGCTTGTATTACCCACCGGCCAAAGCCGAACTGCAGGATGACTTGAACCAACAGATGCTGCGCATTTCTTATGACGATCTGGAAGACCAGATGGAGTCTTTGCGGCATTTCCGCAAAGCCCACACCTTGCGGGTGGCGGCTGCTGAAATGAAAGGTACCCTGGCGCTGATGAACGTCAGTGATTATCTGACCTGGATTGCCGAGGTGGTGCTGGAACACGTGGTGGATGTTGCTTTTGCCAATTTGGTTAGTCGCCACGGCTATCCGCGGCGAGCCGATGGTTCAGTATGCGATTCGGATTTTGCGGTGATTGGGTACGGCAAACTAGGCGGTATCGAGCTGGGTTACAGTTCCGATTTAGACTTGGTGTTTGTCTATAGCGCCGACCCCCAACAAAGCACCGATGGCGACAAGCCTATTGACAACGCGGTCTTCTACACCCGTCTGGGTCAGCGCATTGTGCATATTCTGAGTACCCAGACACCCTCTGGCCAGCTTTACGATGTCGACATGCGATTGCGTCCGTCTGGCAGCTCAGGCCTGTTGGTAATCACCTTGCAGGCCTTTGAGAAATACCAACACACTGACGCCTGGACCTGGGAACACCAGGCTTTGGCTCGCGCCCGCGGCATAGCCGGGTGCCCGCGGACTCTGGAAGGTTTTGAACAGATCCGCAAGAGCACCCTGTGCCAGCACCGCGACCGTCTGGCGCTGCGCAGCGAAGTAGTGGCAATGCGTGAAAAAATGCGCGCCAGCCTGGCCACCCCCGCCAGCCGCCGAGCCGAGACGTTCCACGCCAAACAGGACCCGGGTGGCATTGTGGATATCGAGTTTCTGGTGCAATACCTGATGTTGGCCTGGAGCGAGAAATACCCCACATTAACCCGCTGGCCAGACAACATTCGCCAAATGGAGGAATTAGGTGAGGCCGGCGTATTGCCCGCAAACGACGTTAAAACATTGCGTGCGGCTTACATTGCGCTGCGCTCCGCCATTCATCGCCGCACTCTGCAAGATTTGAACAGCCATTTGTCTGGCGATGTTTTTATCGCCGAGCGGGATTTTATCCGTTCCATCTGGCAGCGAGTCATGATTGAATAACGGTCAAAACTTTCTTCGGTGATCCTGATAGAATACCGAACTCATAAAATTGTTTTTCTGGAGCAACCTAGTATGTCGATGGCTGATCGCGATGGTGTTATTTGGCTAGATGGAGAGATGGTGCCCTGGCGCGAAGCCAAGGTGCATGTACTAACCCACACCCTGCATTATGGTCTGGGCTGTTTTGAAGGCGTGCGAGCTTACAACACCGCGGAAGGCGCCGCTATTTTCCGCATGAAAGATCACACCGACCGGCTATTCCGTTCAGCTCACATTCTGAATATGAAAATGCCTTTCAGCAAAGACGAAATCAACGCCGCCCAGTTGTCTGCGGTACGGGACAACAATCTGGACGAAGCCTACCTGCGCCCAATGGTATTTTATGGCTCCGAAGGTATGGGCCTGCGCGCTGATAACCTGAAAGCGCACGTAATGGTAGCCGCCTGGGAATGGCCGTCTTATATGGCGCCAGAGGCCAAAGAACTCGGTATCAAGGTACGCACCTCGTCTTATACCCGCCACCACGTGAACATTACCATGTGTAAGGCGAAGGCTAACGGCAACTACATTAACTCTATGCTGGCGTTGCAAGAAGCCGTGTCCAGTGGTTGTGAAGAAGCCCTGATGCTGGATAACGAAGGCTATGTGGCCGAAGGCTCTAGCGAGAACTTCTTTATTCTTCGCAACGGCGTGCTACATACACCGGAACTGACCTCCTGCCTGGAAGGCATCACCCGCCAGACTATTCTGGACTTCGCCAAAGAACTTAACATTGAGGTGAAAGAGCGTCGCATCACCCGCGACGAAGTCTACGTAGCTGAAGAAGCCTTCTTTACCGGTACCGCAGCCGAAGTGTTGCCTGTCCGCGAGTTAGATGGCCGCGTCATTGGCGCCGGCAAGCGTGGCCCGCTGACCGAAAAACTGCAGACCATGTTCTTTGATGCCGTGAAGGGCAGGTCGGCCAAGCATATGGACTGGTTGTCAGTCGTTAAGAGCTGAAAACCTAAAGTGCAAAAGCCGCTGTGCGTTGTGCACTGTGGCTTGCTGTTCTAATGATTGATTTTGCAGGTGTAGGAAATGGTAGATGTCATAAAGGTCCCGGTTTCTTTTGGCGAGGTTCTCGACAAGATCACAATTCTTGAAATTAAGTCGGAACGCATCAAAGATGACGCGAAGCTTAAAAACGTCAAGTTGGAACTGAACGAGCTAAACGCAACATGGACCGATGCAGTCAGCGACCAGAGCGCCATCGCGCAACTGCGGCAGCAACTCAAGGCGGTCAATGAAGAGCTTTGGGTGATTGAAGACGATATTCGCGACCAGGAGGCCGACCAGAATTTTGGTGCCCGTTTTATTGAATTGGCACGGGCGGTTTATGTCACCAACGATAAGCGCGCGTTTTTGAAAAAAGACATCAACCTGGCGCTGGGATCGCGCTTTGTTGAAGAAAAGTCCTATCAGGATTACACCGCCCGCAAGTAATTGCTTCTCTCCACAGTCACGCCCGGAGTCAGGCCCCGCGTTCTGGCTCCGGTCGCTTTGCCTGTGTCCACTTGTCCAACATGTCAGTGGCGTCTGTCACTTTAATCAACTCCATGGCGCCTTCAAACTCTGCTTTTGTGCCCCAGCGAGCGTCAGTGACTGTTTTTCCGGTGAACTTCTGCAACGCCTCCGGGTAACGATTAACGCACCAGGCTAACGAATTATAGGGCCCCGAGCGTAATGGGTTGCTTGCGGCGAACAGTCCCAGAACATCGGTACCCATGGCGCTGGCAATGTGGCCCGGCCCGGTATCCGGTGCGACCACGATATCGGCCCGTTTTAGAATGGCAGTAAGCTGCTTCAGAGTGTCCTTGCCACAGATATTAACCGCTGTTTCTTGCATTGCCTGCGCAATAGTCTCGCAATACGCGATCTCAAAAGGTGCAGGGCTGCCCACTAGCGTTACTTGCATGTGATGCTGGCGAATCGCATAATCCGCCAGCTGCGCGTAGCGCTCGGCCGGCCAGTTTCGTAATTTGTGACTGGCGCAGGGGCTGATGACCATGTTCGCGCGATCGTGCGCTAAATGAGCGTCGGCAAAGGCGGTATCGCTATCGGTCAACGGAATTTTCCAGCGCGGGGGAGCTGGCTTCAGCCCTAAGGGTTCAAGAAAGCTGGCCAGGCAGTCGCGCACGTGTTGTTGCTTTGCCGGGGCAATACGGCGGTTGATGAACAAACTGTGCAAGTCTTTACTGCGAGCTTTGTCGTAGCCGATGTTGATCTTCGCAGGTATCAGAGCTGCAGCCAAATTTGCCCTCAAAGCCACCTGCATATGCAAGAGTGCATCAAACTGACGGCCTTTCATTTTCACCCGCAAGTCAGAATAAACCTGGCGGCCAGCTTTTTTGTCAAAGATGATGAGCTCAACGCCGGGTAAATCGCCAATTAGCCGAGCTTCAATTTTACCAATAACCCATGTGATTCGGATACCCGGAATTTGCTCTTGCAGGCTAAGGACGACAGGGATGATATGGGTTACGTCGCCGATGGCGGATAAGCGCAGAATACAGATTGAGTTCAGGTTGTTGGGACGCGGTTGCTTGTTCAAGTTACTGTCCGTTGTTATTCTTTAACAGGCGGTTGTAGTGCCGAGGGGAGAGCGTTGGTAAACTACCCGTATTCTAACGCACTCCCCTGCCAAGGTCTTGCGATCTCCGGTAAACCTATACTGGGTATTTATGGTTATGGTGTCAGTACTCCGCGCCCCAGGTTGCGAAAACATTGATGAGAAGTGGTTTGCGCCGATGTACTGGGGCGAGAAAGCCGTGCCTGTGTCGGGTGGAGGCCGTGGTAGCGCGTGGTTTGTTCGCTCACCCAATGGACCGCTTGTCCTAAGGCATTACCGGCGGGGCGGACAGGCAGCTCTGATCTCTGTGCGACGGTACTTCTATGCAGGTTACGACAATGCACGATCATTCGCCGAGTTTCGGTTACTTAACGAGTTGCATGATAAAGGGCTCCCCGTGCCCAAGCCGGTCGCGGCGCTAGTCACACGCCATGGCATACTTTTTTATGAAGCGGCAATTCTGATCGAAAGAATTGAGGGGGCACTACCCTTGCAGGAGCATCCGAAGCTGAGCGAAAAAGATCTCTGGTGCCGGGTTGGGCAGGCTATAGCGCGGTTTCACTGCGCAGGGTTGGACCATGTGGATCTTAACTGCGACAACATTCTGGTGAGGGATGATCAGGTATTCCTTATCGACTTTGACCGATGCAAGTTGCATACCGAAGCGACATTCTTTAACAGTTGGCGGGCGAGCAATTTGAAACGTTTGCGTCGTTCGGTAGAGAAGCGCTGCTCACAGATTCCTGAAGCTCGGCTAAACACTTTGTGGGATGGGCTTATAGCCGGCTATCAACAAGCTATAAACCCTGGGCAATTGAGAAACCCGCAGGGTTAATAGCCAACATAAAATTGATCGAAGAACTCTAGGCAGCTATTTGGGTATACCGTCGAAACCATCCCGCAGTATGATGAAATGCTCAGTTAAAACTCTCTCAATACCTTCCGGAAGTATGTTGCAAAAAAATCGCACATCACTTGAACATTAAAACGCGCAGAAAAGAATATCAATGCAAAGCAAAACGTCGATTGATCAGAGTGATGCCACTGTGGAGAGTGCCGAAAACCGGCACGCCTTTTTTTTCCATTATTCGGAAAATGCGTGGGATAGAGTTTTGGAGTTTTTGGCATTTATTTCGATAGGTTCCTACCTTTTTCTGTATGTTCTTATCCCGGACGCCTATGCGTTCGGTCCGATGCTATTGCTTCTTGTGGCCTTGTTTGGTTTTCGATGGAGGAAGATGCTGCACCACGTCGATGATCAAAGCCGATGGTTAATCAGCGTATTATTACTTTATTTTTTAGGTCAAACCATTCCACTGATTATCCATGGTGAAGACATTTCCGAGTTTGATCTTTCGGCTCGTTATATTGCCGCATCACTCGTTCTTTTGGTCGTTTTAAAATATACGATTAGCGCTCGCTGGTTCTTTTCTTTGGCTGCGACGGGTGCCTTGGTGGCTGGTATTTTTGCGTTCTACCAAGCCGAGTTCCTGGGAGTTTCGAGAGTGACGGCTTTTGATAATCCGATTCATTATGGAAATGGCGCGATGGCGATGGCCCTGCTTGCGATGGCGGCTATCGGTTGGGCGATGAAGCAGAATTACCGATTTTTCTGGATTGCTTTGTTATTTGGTGGGTTTGTTGGTGGAATGTATGCTTCTTTGATGTCAGCAACTCGAAGTGGTTGGGTCGCGATACCAATCATTGTGCTTACGGGATTATACGTTTACTGGCAGCCACTGCTTCGAAGAAAAGTGCTTTCATTGGTGCTTCTCATGGTTGTCGTTGTGGGGGTCGGATCTGTATCACAAGTAGACCTGGTGGAGCGAAGAGCCGCAGTCGCTATCGATGAGTTTGTTGATTACTACGAAGAGAACCGCAACGACACCTCGGTAGGTCTGCGGCTGGACATGTGGAAAGCCGGGTGGCTGGCCTTTCAGGAGAATCTCCTAATTGGTGTTGGGCCTGCTGGCACTGATGCCGTTGTCGACAAGCTTGTATTATCGGAGGAAATACATCCTGCTGTTCAGAATTTCCGACACTTGCACAACCAATATATCGATAACTTGGCACGATATGGTTTGATCGGACTTATTTGCTATCTTCTCCTATTGGCTGTGCCGTTCGTTCTGTTCTTGAAAAAAACCCGATCTGATGTCACATCCGTGCAAGCTTTAGCGCTCGGAGGTTGTTTTTTTGTCGAATTGCATGCTGTTGTGAATCTCACGCAGAGTATGCTTGAGAGGAATATCGGCGTGATGATGTTTGCGCTCATGATTGTTTTTATCTGGGGCGCGATACGGGGTGAGGAAGTACGAACAAAAGATGAGAGCGAACAGGAAATTGCCGGCAGGAGTCATAATGTCACTTTGGATTGAGAATGCTCGCTATTTGCTCCGAAGAAAATCCCTGCAGAATCGAGATTATCGCCTTTCAATTCTGGCGACTGGTTTTAAACGTGCGTTCAAGAACTTTGATAAAGAGATGTCTGCCCGAGGTTGTCAGCAGATCGAACGGATTCTCGTAAGGACAGGAAATCAACGTTTGAGGTGCGTAAGTAGCCAGTGGTGGACTGCATTTTCGGATGCAGTGGCCGCAAATGACGCGGACTATGCAGATAAAGAAGCGAGGATGCTGGAGCTCTGCGCGGCGTTGCCAAGAGGAAGCTTGCACTCGGGTGATTGGCTTGAACTGTATCGCATTTGCCTGATTTCTGGTCTTTTTGTCGTTGGTATTAACCTTCGTCAGCGTGCTGAGGACCTCGCGTTGAAAGAGGCAAGTGCTGTCGGTGCTCCAAAAAGTGTGGTGCGGCGAGCACTTTCGGTGATGATCGAACGTGGCAACTTTGATGAGGCTCGACGCCTGTTGCAGGTGCTTCACGAAAAAAAAGATGCCCCAGATCTACTTGAACACGCATGCTGGCTACTGCAGTTGTTGAGTGGCGAAAAACCCTTAGCTTACGTTCCGCCAGACCGGTCTCCGGTTGAGACCAGTACTCTGCAATCTATGCGAGGCGCCCAAATTGCATTGGTAGGGCCAGTTCCGGTTAGTTCAAAAAATGGCTCCGAGATCGATGCGTTCGATCTTGTTGCGAAGTTTAACTATCGAGGTGGGGTAGGCGGGTTGGACCCTGAGACTCAGGGGCGGCGAGTGGACATTGCCTACTACAATCTTCAGCAAGCGAAATTTATAGCTAGAAAATCAGACCCTTCCTTTTTTTCTGAAGTTTCTTTCCCCGTATTCATCAAGGATAAAGGATCTAGGCTTCTTGGTCGTTGGACTGCCAGCGGGCGAGTTCTTTTAAACCTTCAATGGCTGCTTTTTGACAGCGAGCTGAATGCCGGGCCTAATGCCATCTTTGATTTATTACGGTTCTCGCCCTCGAGTATCAAGGTTTTCAATACTGATCTTATGCTCACAGCCGGGCGGTTTAAGGGCTACTCGCAGCCGGGCGGCGAGGAGATTAATTATTCACACTCGTTTGCCAAAACCCATGATCCGCTGATGCAGTTCCGTTGGGTGAAATTGGCGTGGTCATGCGGCCTGATAGATGGCGATGATCGTTTCCGGGATGTGATGAAGATTGATGAGGCTGCATACATCAGACTCCTTCAGGACGGGCATGGAGCGATAGCCAGGGAAAATTTGAGGGGCTGGGCTACGTAAATTCTTTTTTACAATGAGTGGTTTAGGAGCGGCAAATTGACGATTACCTGTTTTCTGCCCTGCCGGAAAGGTAGTGAGCGAGTGCCTAGAAAGAATATTCGGCCAATTGCGAGTAAACCGTTCGGGTTGCTGGAAATAAAACTGGAACAGCTTCTTTCCACTACGATGATTGATCGGATTATTCTCTCAACTAATGACGAGGAAATCATGGATTTTGCGGCGTCTTTGGGGAACCCCCGTCTCGACGTGAGATTGCGAGACGAGTCGCTTGCATCCAGCATTACGAGTACTGACGAGCTAATCGAGTATGTTAGTTCTCTGATAGATGACGGACACGTGATTTGGACTCATGTGACATCGCCGTTTCTTGATGCTGATGTTTATGATGAACTATTGAAAACGTATTTGCGGGAGCTTGATAACGGGTATGATTCTTTGATGACGGTTACCGAGCTTCAGGGTTTTATCTGGGATGACGCAGGACCGGTGAATTATGACCGTGGCGTGGAAAAGTGGCCAAGAACTCAAACCTTGACTCCGCTTTACGAGGTTAACAGCGGAGCGTTTGTCGCCTCCGCGAGCGTATACAGTGAGCGTAAGGACAGGATTGGGGGTAACCCGTTCAAGTACAAGCTCGACAAAGTTCGGGGTTTCGATATCGACTGGGAAGAAGACTTCCAAATTGCGGAAGCCTTGATGTGTGCAGGTGTTTCTCGAGTTTGAAAACGGCTTCAGGTGTTTTATTCCTATGAACGACGCAAATATCACATTTATCGACTGCACACTGCGTGACGGTGGCTATTATAATGCGTGGGACTTTGACCCAGGATTGATTGTTAGATATCTGGAAGCCATGGGAGCTTCCGGTGTTGATGTTGTCGAACTCGGTCTCAGAACACTTCGTGCGGGAGGGTTCAAAGGCGCTTGTGCCTTCTCAACCGATCAGTTTCTCCGCAGTTTGCCAATTCCAGAAAATCTGTCGGTCGGAGTAATGATCAATGCGACTGAGCTGCTCGACGGCCCGCCTATGGAGGAAAGCCTGAAACGAATGTTTCCGGTAAGAGCCGAGGAATCGCCGGTCGATCTCGTGAGGGTTGCGTGCCATGTTCACGAATTTTCTAAGGCTCTGGGCGCGAGCATATGGCTTCATGATATGGGTTATCGAGTTGGATTCAATCTTATGCAGGTCGCTGATCGGCAGCAGTCAGAGGTCGAAGAGCTTGCTCACGAAGCGTCATCCTATCCAATAGATGTGCTGTATTTTGCCGACAGCATGGGGAGTTTGGGGCCGGAGCAAACACTCATAATAATACGCTGGCTTCGTAACCAATGGAGCGGCGCGCTGGGAGTTCACACTCATGACAACCTCGGGATGGCGCTGCAGAATACGTTGGCAGCGATCTCTGAAGGGGTTGTTTGGGTAGACTCCACCGTCACTGGGATGGGGCGTGGCCCTGGTAACGCCAGAACCGAAGAACTGGCCATCGAAATAGCGGCTTTACGCCACAAAAGAATTAGCCTTGTACCCCTGATGCAACTAATTCGGCAAGATTTTCGGCCCATGCAG comes from the Marinobacter psychrophilus genome and includes:
- a CDS encoding branched-chain amino acid transaminase — translated: MSMADRDGVIWLDGEMVPWREAKVHVLTHTLHYGLGCFEGVRAYNTAEGAAIFRMKDHTDRLFRSAHILNMKMPFSKDEINAAQLSAVRDNNLDEAYLRPMVFYGSEGMGLRADNLKAHVMVAAWEWPSYMAPEAKELGIKVRTSSYTRHHVNITMCKAKANGNYINSMLALQEAVSSGCEEALMLDNEGYVAEGSSENFFILRNGVLHTPELTSCLEGITRQTILDFAKELNIEVKERRITRDEVYVAEEAFFTGTAAEVLPVRELDGRVIGAGKRGPLTEKLQTMFFDAVKGRSAKHMDWLSVVKS
- the glnE gene encoding bifunctional [glutamate--ammonia ligase]-adenylyl-L-tyrosine phosphorylase/[glutamate--ammonia-ligase] adenylyltransferase, encoding MSQPWSALPQVLAADVAGRWPGIFADGVPSWLTESGAVTHELLAAAIANSPFLGQTLERQPDAVRELLASRCLSKPTTAGYLQQRWLEYLAHVSDEPGLHQALRCFRRETQFRIIWRDLLRHADLAETMAATSVFADICIDGALGWLYDSACQQFGTPWGISPVSGEEAPQKMVVLGMGKLGGRELNVSSDIDLIFAFASKGETRNGRRASDNQQFFVRLGQRLIQALDQITSDGFVFRVDMRLRPYGQSGALALSFAALETYYQDQGRDWERYAMVKARVVAGDQEAGVVLMESLRPFVYRRYVDFGAFESLRSMKAMIGREVRRKGLENNIKLGSGGIREIEFVVQAFQLIRGGRDRELQQRELLRVLNEFLELELLPPQVINELRAAYVFLRNLERALQGMEDQQTQLLPDTDLARARVAHIMGYDSWPPCQQQLDEHRAQVATHFSDIITSDDDDSPQNNLDEGWQELWFCEMDEPTALAWLVEKGFEAPEETLAALTSLRSSRTIKSLQTQGRKRLQQFMPMLLATLTEVENPSHTFGRVQPVIEAILRRTAYIVLLLENPGACSQLVSLCSESPWIARELADTPLLLDELLNAGSLYYPPAKAELQDDLNQQMLRISYDDLEDQMESLRHFRKAHTLRVAAAEMKGTLALMNVSDYLTWIAEVVLEHVVDVAFANLVSRHGYPRRADGSVCDSDFAVIGYGKLGGIELGYSSDLDLVFVYSADPQQSTDGDKPIDNAVFYTRLGQRIVHILSTQTPSGQLYDVDMRLRPSGSSGLLVITLQAFEKYQHTDAWTWEHQALARARGIAGCPRTLEGFEQIRKSTLCQHRDRLALRSEVVAMREKMRASLATPASRRAETFHAKQDPGGIVDIEFLVQYLMLAWSEKYPTLTRWPDNIRQMEELGEAGVLPANDVKTLRAAYIALRSAIHRRTLQDLNSHLSGDVFIAERDFIRSIWQRVMIE
- a CDS encoding acylneuraminate cytidylyltransferase family protein; amino-acid sequence: MTITCFLPCRKGSERVPRKNIRPIASKPFGLLEIKLEQLLSTTMIDRIILSTNDEEIMDFAASLGNPRLDVRLRDESLASSITSTDELIEYVSSLIDDGHVIWTHVTSPFLDADVYDELLKTYLRELDNGYDSLMTVTELQGFIWDDAGPVNYDRGVEKWPRTQTLTPLYEVNSGAFVASASVYSERKDRIGGNPFKYKLDKVRGFDIDWEEDFQIAEALMCAGVSRV
- a CDS encoding aldolase catalytic domain-containing protein; amino-acid sequence: MNDANITFIDCTLRDGGYYNAWDFDPGLIVRYLEAMGASGVDVVELGLRTLRAGGFKGACAFSTDQFLRSLPIPENLSVGVMINATELLDGPPMEESLKRMFPVRAEESPVDLVRVACHVHEFSKALGASIWLHDMGYRVGFNLMQVADRQQSEVEELAHEASSYPIDVLYFADSMGSLGPEQTLIIIRWLRNQWSGALGVHTHDNLGMALQNTLAAISEGVVWVDSTVTGMGRGPGNARTEELAIEIAALRHKRISLVPLMQLIRQDFRPMQKRYAWGTNPYYYLAGKYGIHPTYIQEMLSDSRYDEEDILAVIEHLRVEGGKKFSVNTLGAARNFYGKNQDGDWSPTTLLADREVLLLGTGPGVERHKWALETYIREKKPVVIALNTQAALGSNLIDLRVACHPVRLLADCHTHTTLPQPLVTPWSMLSGDVKESLANKKVLDFGLAIENGRFAFGQFSCTLPTSLVVAYALAIAASGSASRVLMAGFDGYPADDPRSREMQELLDLYQSTAGARHLVSVTPTRYSISKESIYGMG
- a CDS encoding 3-deoxy-D-manno-octulosonic acid kinase — encoded protein: MVSVLRAPGCENIDEKWFAPMYWGEKAVPVSGGGRGSAWFVRSPNGPLVLRHYRRGGQAALISVRRYFYAGYDNARSFAEFRLLNELHDKGLPVPKPVAALVTRHGILFYEAAILIERIEGALPLQEHPKLSEKDLWCRVGQAIARFHCAGLDHVDLNCDNILVRDDQVFLIDFDRCKLHTEATFFNSWRASNLKRLRRSVEKRCSQIPEARLNTLWDGLIAGYQQAINPGQLRNPQG
- a CDS encoding glycosyltransferase family 9 protein — its product is MNSICILRLSAIGDVTHIIPVVLSLQEQIPGIRITWVIGKIEARLIGDLPGVELIIFDKKAGRQVYSDLRVKMKGRQFDALLHMQVALRANLAAALIPAKINIGYDKARSKDLHSLFINRRIAPAKQQHVRDCLASFLEPLGLKPAPPRWKIPLTDSDTAFADAHLAHDRANMVISPCASHKLRNWPAERYAQLADYAIRQHHMQVTLVGSPAPFEIAYCETIAQAMQETAVNICGKDTLKQLTAILKRADIVVAPDTGPGHIASAMGTDVLGLFAASNPLRSGPYNSLAWCVNRYPEALQKFTGKTVTDARWGTKAEFEGAMELIKVTDATDMLDKWTQAKRPEPERGA
- a CDS encoding DUF6165 family protein; its protein translation is MVDVIKVPVSFGEVLDKITILEIKSERIKDDAKLKNVKLELNELNATWTDAVSDQSAIAQLRQQLKAVNEELWVIEDDIRDQEADQNFGARFIELARAVYVTNDKRAFLKKDINLALGSRFVEEKSYQDYTARK
- a CDS encoding O-antigen ligase family protein — translated: MQSKTSIDQSDATVESAENRHAFFFHYSENAWDRVLEFLAFISIGSYLFLYVLIPDAYAFGPMLLLLVALFGFRWRKMLHHVDDQSRWLISVLLLYFLGQTIPLIIHGEDISEFDLSARYIAASLVLLVVLKYTISARWFFSLAATGALVAGIFAFYQAEFLGVSRVTAFDNPIHYGNGAMAMALLAMAAIGWAMKQNYRFFWIALLFGGFVGGMYASLMSATRSGWVAIPIIVLTGLYVYWQPLLRRKVLSLVLLMVVVVGVGSVSQVDLVERRAAVAIDEFVDYYEENRNDTSVGLRLDMWKAGWLAFQENLLIGVGPAGTDAVVDKLVLSEEIHPAVQNFRHLHNQYIDNLARYGLIGLICYLLLLAVPFVLFLKKTRSDVTSVQALALGGCFFVELHAVVNLTQSMLERNIGVMMFALMIVFIWGAIRGEEVRTKDESEQEIAGRSHNVTLD